One Aerococcus urinaeequi DNA segment encodes these proteins:
- a CDS encoding adenine phosphoribosyltransferase, producing MDFKQYIADVQDFPEKDILFRDITPLMGNGPAFHEAINEIVEFAREKDVDVVVGPEARGFIVGCPVAYALNIGFVPARKKGKLPREIESIDYGLEYGQSTLQIHKDAIKPGDKVLIADDLLATGGTIEACVSLIEKLGGEVVGAAFLVELDEFKAREKIAGTDVFSLMHY from the coding sequence ATGGATTTTAAACAATATATTGCAGACGTACAGGACTTCCCAGAGAAAGATATTTTATTTAGAGATATCACGCCTTTGATGGGGAATGGCCCAGCCTTCCACGAAGCAATTAATGAAATCGTGGAATTTGCACGTGAGAAAGATGTAGATGTGGTTGTTGGACCAGAAGCCCGCGGATTTATCGTTGGTTGTCCAGTTGCTTATGCATTAAATATTGGCTTCGTTCCCGCACGTAAAAAAGGTAAATTGCCTCGTGAAATCGAGTCAATCGATTACGGTTTGGAGTACGGTCAATCAACCCTACAAATCCATAAAGATGCGATTAAACCTGGCGATAAAGTCTTAATTGCAGATGACTTATTGGCAACTGGTGGTACCATCGAAGCTTGTGTATCATTAATTGAAAAATTAGGAGGCGAAGTTGTCGGTGCAGCCTTCTTAGTAGAATTAGATGAATTCAAAGCCAGAGAAAAAATTGCTGGTACTGACGTATTCTCATTAATGCACTACTAA
- the lexA gene encoding transcriptional repressor LexA → MKERHLQILKCIYSNIQSQGFPPTVREICEAVNLSSTSTVHGHLSQLEKQGYLLRNATKPRAMEITEKGLELLGVSSQGIPMIGTVTAGQPITAVEDIEDYFPIPPTLKNQSESLFMLKIRGDSMIEAGILDGDFVIVRQELSAQNGDIVIAMTDEGEATCKRFFKEDGYIRLQPENHSLEPIILPDVQILGRVISLFREHTY, encoded by the coding sequence ATGAAAGAACGTCATCTGCAAATTCTAAAATGTATCTATTCAAACATTCAAAGTCAAGGGTTCCCCCCAACAGTAAGGGAAATCTGTGAAGCCGTGAACCTATCTTCAACTTCTACAGTCCATGGCCACCTTTCTCAATTAGAAAAGCAAGGTTATCTACTTCGGAACGCGACTAAACCGCGTGCTATGGAAATCACAGAAAAAGGCTTGGAATTACTAGGTGTATCTAGTCAAGGTATCCCAATGATTGGTACGGTAACTGCCGGTCAACCAATTACTGCCGTTGAAGATATTGAAGATTATTTCCCTATTCCACCTACTTTGAAGAACCAATCAGAATCCCTATTTATGCTGAAAATCCGTGGTGATTCAATGATTGAAGCGGGTATCTTAGACGGAGACTTCGTTATCGTTCGTCAAGAATTATCTGCCCAAAATGGTGATATTGTAATCGCCATGACAGACGAAGGTGAAGCTACTTGTAAACGATTCTTTAAAGAGGATGGGTATATTCGCCTACAACCAGAAAACCATAGCTTAGAGCCTATTATTTTACCAGACGTACAAATTTTAGGACGCGTAATCAGTTTATTTAGAGAACATACTTATTAA
- a CDS encoding diacylglycerol/lipid kinase family protein, translating into MGNKGFLFIFNQAAGKKKKADINALVLDRASKAGLNKDDIFLVYSTSKASSQFLIDRFSEKYRDGVVVACGGDGTVHSIGNLMIDTALTFAILPLGTGNDLYTGLYGNRSVKDQIDHIFKGKTSETDAIYIPELDLYTMNILSVGADANVVFQANDFKEKHKFLQKYAYMASIPKALQAGTAFDIRLTARKEGAELMLMDGPYILAALCNGVMYGGGFKINPDGQVNDGLLELVYVQTMPMNKIWTVLYKFFAGNHEDLEELRNVLCDEVVYASKDGSPMVLNCDGEIYQLPTFTCQVKKHAYKRII; encoded by the coding sequence ATGGGAAATAAGGGTTTCTTATTTATTTTTAACCAAGCTGCTGGGAAAAAGAAGAAGGCCGATATAAATGCATTGGTATTAGACCGGGCTTCAAAAGCAGGATTGAATAAAGACGATATCTTTTTAGTGTATTCGACATCAAAGGCGTCTAGCCAATTTTTGATTGACCGTTTTTCAGAAAAATATCGAGATGGGGTAGTTGTTGCCTGTGGTGGCGATGGAACTGTCCATTCAATCGGGAATTTGATGATAGATACTGCGCTTACTTTTGCTATCTTGCCCTTAGGTACTGGGAATGACTTATATACTGGCTTATATGGCAACCGTTCGGTTAAAGACCAGATTGACCATATTTTTAAGGGTAAAACGAGCGAAACGGATGCCATTTATATTCCTGAATTAGACTTGTATACTATGAATATTTTGAGTGTTGGCGCCGATGCGAATGTTGTTTTTCAAGCCAATGACTTTAAAGAAAAGCATAAATTCTTGCAAAAATACGCCTACATGGCTTCGATTCCAAAGGCCTTACAAGCCGGTACGGCATTCGATATTCGCCTAACAGCCAGAAAAGAAGGGGCAGAGTTGATGCTGATGGATGGGCCATATATTCTGGCCGCATTATGCAATGGGGTTATGTATGGTGGAGGTTTTAAGATCAACCCTGATGGTCAAGTGAATGACGGCCTTCTAGAATTGGTTTATGTACAAACTATGCCTATGAATAAAATTTGGACTGTCCTATACAAGTTTTTCGCTGGAAACCATGAAGATTTGGAAGAGCTACGTAATGTATTATGTGATGAAGTGGTTTATGCCAGTAAGGATGGCAGCCCGATGGTTCTGAACTGTGATGGGGAAATTTATCAATTACCAACATTTACCTGTCAGGTGAAGAAACACGCTTATAAACGGATTATTTAG
- a CDS encoding NFACT RNA binding domain-containing protein, whose product MSFDGMFTHALIKELNTTFAGGRIHKIQQPYEMELVLTIRANRKNHKLLISAHPSFGRIQVTEQAYNNPETPPNFTMVLRKYVEGNIIDSIEQYDNDRIIIFNLTRRDELGDASQQQLIVEIMGRHSNIFLLDKDKKIIDAIKHVPMYQNTFRTILPGATYQLPPIQNQVNPFKVGENFEKDKSLMTAKFLQSQLMGLGRDSAIELASLIEKDSRKPYQVIQDFCADFENPNPTLVVQDDKQHFLVFPYTTISGEESHYDDLSALLTAYYAKKSKHDYVRQVGNAIIQVVEKNLTHQHKRLANLNQDMEKSSKADTFQLKGELLTTFLYQIEKGQTEVTLANYYDNDQPITISLDPALTPSQNAQKYYHKYNKLRNAINHIEKQKVVAEAEIQYLESIQTQLNFAEPNELADIRDELIDQGYLKKQKQDKKKRSNNASAKPREYKTVEGNRILVGRNNKQNDQLTMRQANKNHFWFHTKDIPGSHVILETDEPSEAEIIQAAELAAAFSKYSQSNNVPVDYTQVKHVKKPNGSKPGFVNYFEQKTIFVTPTKIV is encoded by the coding sequence ATGTCTTTTGACGGTATGTTTACCCATGCATTAATTAAAGAACTAAACACAACATTTGCAGGCGGACGCATTCATAAAATCCAACAGCCATACGAGATGGAGTTGGTCTTAACAATCCGCGCAAATCGCAAAAACCACAAATTATTGATTTCAGCCCATCCAAGTTTTGGGCGTATCCAAGTTACAGAACAAGCTTATAATAACCCAGAAACCCCACCAAACTTTACTATGGTATTGCGTAAGTACGTTGAAGGGAACATTATTGATAGCATTGAACAGTACGACAATGACCGGATTATCATCTTCAATTTAACTAGACGAGATGAATTAGGCGACGCTAGCCAGCAACAATTGATTGTTGAAATTATGGGTCGTCATTCAAATATTTTCTTATTAGATAAGGATAAAAAGATTATCGATGCCATCAAACATGTGCCCATGTACCAAAATACTTTTAGAACGATCTTACCTGGGGCGACTTACCAACTGCCCCCAATCCAAAACCAGGTTAACCCCTTTAAGGTTGGCGAAAACTTTGAAAAGGACAAGTCCTTAATGACGGCCAAGTTCCTACAGAGTCAACTCATGGGGTTAGGTCGTGATTCAGCAATTGAATTGGCAAGCTTAATTGAAAAAGATAGTCGTAAACCTTATCAAGTGATTCAAGACTTCTGTGCGGACTTTGAAAATCCAAATCCAACCTTAGTGGTCCAAGATGATAAGCAACATTTCTTAGTCTTCCCTTACACAACAATTTCAGGGGAAGAAAGTCATTATGACGATTTGAGCGCCCTATTAACGGCTTATTATGCAAAGAAAAGTAAGCATGATTATGTCCGTCAGGTGGGTAACGCCATTATTCAAGTCGTTGAGAAAAATCTGACTCACCAACATAAACGGTTGGCCAATTTAAACCAGGATATGGAGAAATCATCTAAGGCCGATACTTTCCAGTTAAAAGGTGAATTATTGACAACCTTCCTTTATCAAATTGAAAAAGGCCAAACTGAAGTAACTTTAGCCAACTACTACGACAATGATCAACCCATTACCATTAGCTTAGACCCTGCCTTGACACCGTCACAAAATGCGCAGAAATACTACCATAAGTACAATAAACTACGGAATGCCATAAATCATATCGAAAAACAAAAAGTCGTTGCTGAAGCTGAGATCCAGTATTTAGAATCCATCCAAACCCAATTGAACTTCGCCGAACCAAATGAGTTGGCGGATATACGGGATGAATTAATTGACCAGGGTTATCTTAAAAAACAAAAACAAGATAAGAAAAAACGGTCAAATAATGCCTCAGCTAAACCGCGTGAATATAAAACAGTGGAAGGTAACCGGATTTTAGTTGGTCGAAACAACAAACAAAACGACCAATTAACCATGCGCCAGGCCAATAAAAACCACTTTTGGTTCCATACCAAGGATATTCCTGGTTCACATGTTATTTTAGAAACCGATGAACCTAGTGAAGCTGAAATCATCCAAGCAGCTGAATTAGCCGCAGCCTTTTCAAAATATAGCCAATCCAATAATGTGCCCGTTGATTACACACAAGTAAAACACGTAAAAAAACCAAACGGAAGTAAACCTGGATTCGTGAATTACTTTGAACAAAAAACCATCTTTGTCACACCAACAAAAATCGTTTAA
- the trpX gene encoding tryptophan ABC transporter substrate-binding protein: MKKISSMGAVLVIALFALYLAMPTLIAKREGLEATGQEVDETQLVETDEDITIGLLQFIQHPSLDQIKDGFYDGMAERGYVDGENITIDYQNGQGNQSDLAMIANAFLAENADILVGIATPAAQALANAANGDRPVILSAVSDPANNGFIASDEKPGANVTGVTDMAPVAEQFDLMQEILPDMENVGIIYNSSESNVTKTVNEAKAEAESRGLNVVESTITSTNDLASVAEQLAGQVDVIWVPNDNTIASAMDTLIQVTDANGIPVIPVVDAMVADGGLATVGINQYQFGLDTATVVADVIEGADTATYPIIYNDKTDTYINTAKAEELGIKLPQELIDAAIDVNSDEYAKLVGE; encoded by the coding sequence ATGAAAAAAATTTCAAGTATGGGTGCGGTATTAGTGATTGCCCTTTTTGCATTATATCTAGCAATGCCAACCCTTATTGCAAAACGAGAAGGGCTAGAAGCTACAGGTCAAGAGGTGGATGAAACGCAATTAGTGGAAACAGATGAAGACATCACTATCGGTTTATTACAATTTATCCAACATCCTTCATTAGACCAAATTAAAGATGGTTTCTATGATGGCATGGCTGAGCGTGGCTATGTAGATGGTGAAAACATCACAATTGACTACCAAAATGGCCAAGGAAACCAATCTGATTTAGCCATGATTGCGAATGCTTTTCTTGCTGAAAATGCAGATATTTTAGTCGGCATCGCAACGCCAGCTGCTCAAGCTTTAGCCAATGCTGCTAACGGCGATCGTCCGGTGATCTTATCTGCGGTATCAGACCCAGCTAACAACGGTTTTATCGCTTCTGATGAAAAACCAGGGGCTAATGTAACAGGGGTTACAGATATGGCACCAGTTGCAGAACAATTTGATTTAATGCAAGAAATTTTACCAGATATGGAAAATGTCGGCATTATTTACAATTCTTCAGAATCGAATGTAACCAAAACGGTTAATGAAGCCAAGGCTGAAGCTGAATCAAGAGGATTGAACGTAGTAGAATCTACCATTACTTCAACAAATGACCTAGCATCAGTTGCAGAACAATTGGCTGGTCAAGTGGATGTTATCTGGGTACCAAATGACAATACAATTGCTAGTGCTATGGATACCTTAATTCAAGTAACAGATGCAAATGGCATTCCAGTTATTCCAGTAGTAGACGCTATGGTTGCTGACGGTGGGTTAGCGACAGTTGGTATCAACCAATATCAATTCGGTTTAGATACAGCGACGGTAGTAGCAGATGTCATTGAAGGCGCAGATACGGCAACTTATCCAATTATCTATAATGATAAGACAGATACTTACATCAATACAGCTAAAGCTGAAGAATTAGGCATTAAACTACCTCAAGAATTGATTGATGCGGCAATTGATGTTAACAGTGACGAATATGCTAAATTAGTTGGCGAATAA
- a CDS encoding ABC transporter permease produces the protein MDMIISAFSQGTIWAVMGLGIYITFRILNAPDMTTEGSFVLGGAIGAQMLYFNIDPFMTLLISFLAGMAAGAITGFLVTRLKINPLLAGIITMTGIYSINLKIMGKANMSLSTVTTLKNAIAGLSLPRNVDTIVIGLIVVAAIIFLLTYFFKTEMGQALIATGDNMQMAKSLGIETSEMTMLGYMLANGLIAVSGYIVSTDNGYADIQMGVGTVVIGLASIIIGEVLFRNVKLGVRFITILVGSIIYRLLLTIVLMMNFEANDFRLFSAIIVALCLAVPTIQNKVADYREYRKVAK, from the coding sequence ATGGACATGATAATTAGTGCTTTTTCTCAAGGGACAATCTGGGCTGTAATGGGTCTCGGAATCTATATTACTTTTAGAATTTTAAATGCACCGGATATGACGACTGAAGGGTCGTTTGTATTGGGTGGTGCCATTGGTGCCCAAATGCTTTACTTTAATATTGATCCTTTTATGACATTGTTGATTTCATTTTTAGCAGGTATGGCTGCAGGTGCTATTACAGGGTTTTTAGTAACCCGCTTGAAAATTAATCCGTTATTAGCAGGGATTATTACCATGACAGGGATTTACTCAATCAACTTGAAAATCATGGGTAAGGCCAACATGTCATTATCAACGGTGACGACTTTAAAAAACGCGATTGCTGGTTTATCCTTGCCACGTAATGTAGACACCATTGTGATTGGTTTAATCGTTGTGGCAGCTATTATTTTCCTGTTAACTTATTTCTTTAAAACAGAAATGGGGCAAGCTTTGATTGCAACAGGTGATAACATGCAAATGGCTAAATCACTAGGGATTGAAACGTCAGAAATGACTATGCTTGGTTACATGCTAGCCAATGGATTGATTGCTGTGTCAGGTTATATTGTCTCTACTGATAACGGCTATGCTGATATTCAAATGGGTGTTGGTACTGTTGTTATCGGTTTAGCTTCTATTATTATCGGGGAAGTCCTCTTCCGCAATGTGAAATTAGGGGTTCGCTTTATCACAATCCTAGTGGGTTCAATTATTTACCGTTTACTATTAACGATTGTCTTAATGATGAACTTTGAAGCGAATGACTTCCGTCTATTCTCAGCAATTATCGTTGCTTTATGTCTGGCTGTTCCAACCATTCAAAATAAAGTGGCTGACTACCGTGAATACAGAAAGGTGGCTAAATAA
- a CDS encoding ABC transporter ATP-binding protein has product MTTLLEINQARKVFNKRTPDAFAALDDLSLTVEKGDFITIVGGNGAGKSTLLNAIAGTFLLDSGAITLNDKVISRLAEEDRAKFVSRVFQNPSMGTAPRMTVEENLSLALKRGQKRGLGLAIKEDNRKQFQEALSQLHLGLENRLDAEIGLLSGGQRQAIALLMATITKPDILLLDEHTAALDAKTSKRILEISSDQVKDHNLTALMITHNLQDALLYGNRMILLHHGKIIKDFSKEEKDQLTAGDLYQIMADLAESDYQEQESSI; this is encoded by the coding sequence ATGACGACCTTATTAGAAATTAACCAAGCGAGAAAAGTATTTAACAAACGAACACCGGATGCCTTTGCAGCCCTAGATGACTTATCATTAACAGTAGAGAAGGGCGACTTCATTACCATTGTTGGGGGTAACGGGGCAGGGAAATCAACCCTATTGAACGCCATTGCCGGCACCTTCCTGTTAGACTCCGGTGCCATCACTTTAAACGATAAAGTTATTAGTCGTCTTGCTGAAGAGGACCGGGCTAAATTTGTTTCCCGCGTATTCCAAAACCCGTCAATGGGGACAGCACCACGTATGACCGTTGAAGAAAACTTATCATTAGCTTTGAAACGCGGTCAAAAACGAGGTCTAGGTTTAGCTATTAAAGAGGACAACCGCAAACAATTCCAAGAGGCATTAAGCCAATTGCATTTAGGCTTAGAAAATCGATTGGATGCTGAAATCGGCTTATTATCCGGAGGGCAAAGACAAGCGATTGCCTTATTAATGGCAACTATCACTAAACCAGATATTTTACTATTAGATGAACATACAGCAGCTTTAGACGCAAAGACATCTAAACGTATTCTAGAAATTTCATCTGACCAAGTAAAAGACCACAACCTAACAGCCTTAATGATTACTCATAATCTACAAGATGCCTTACTATATGGTAACCGGATGATCCTTTTACACCACGGTAAAATCATTAAAGATTTTAGTAAAGAAGAAAAAGACCAGTTAACAGCAGGTGATTTATACCAAATCATGGCTGACTTGGCTGAATCAGACTATCAAGAACAAGAAAGTTCTATTTAA
- the nrdH gene encoding glutaredoxin-like protein NrdH has translation MVTVYTKPNCMQCNFTKKYLTEKEIEFQTIDITESEEALAEVKGMGFQAVPVIVAENEEAFYGFQPDRLAKLV, from the coding sequence ATGGTAACTGTATATACAAAACCAAATTGCATGCAATGCAATTTCACAAAAAAATATTTAACTGAAAAAGAAATCGAATTTCAAACAATCGATATTACAGAATCAGAAGAAGCATTAGCTGAAGTTAAAGGCATGGGCTTCCAAGCTGTACCTGTAATCGTTGCTGAAAACGAAGAAGCTTTCTACGGTTTCCAACCAGACCGTTTAGCAAAATTAGTTTAA
- a CDS encoding peptide ABC transporter substrate-binding protein: MKKIALGLVAAAMLAACGDSGESTEKILNIQSTDEIQSADTAFAASNIATITANMNFYNGLYTYDLDNQLITADADDMPTVSEDGTVYTIQLKEAATWSNGDPVTAGDYVYAWQRMVEPDLGAPYAYMFDGTINNATEIMASELDTSELGVRAVDDKTLEITLENPTAYFKDLLTVPAYYPQNREAVEAAGDQYGSTSDSAVYNGPFVLTEWDAATGNTWTFAKNDHYWDADNVNLDTVNFQYLPETATALNLYDSGQLDVIELTGNFAVQNQNNEDYKTYPIPRTNYIEVNHETPGLDNLNIRRALYKAIDREAFVNNILQNGSIATNGFVSREVAWNPETEADFRDDATIETDYDLEVAQENWENGLAEANLEGLSLEMVAADDEESQIFAEYIQSQLTENLPGIEVTIKTMPSSARFAALSDGDYDLGVTFWQADFGDPINYLERFDSTITRGNYQYEQLDELVAQSRAQALDPSGRWETLIALEKAGLDDYAVQIPVYQSYQAILQNPQVSNINRPGQSYINYRWADIQTAE; this comes from the coding sequence ATGAAGAAAATAGCGTTGGGACTAGTGGCAGCAGCAATGCTTGCGGCTTGCGGTGATTCGGGCGAAAGTACAGAAAAGATATTGAATATCCAATCCACGGATGAAATTCAATCAGCTGATACGGCCTTTGCAGCATCGAATATTGCGACCATCACAGCCAATATGAACTTTTATAACGGTTTGTACACGTATGATTTGGACAACCAATTAATTACGGCTGATGCAGACGATATGCCGACAGTTTCCGAAGACGGAACTGTCTACACCATCCAGTTGAAGGAGGCAGCGACTTGGTCAAACGGCGACCCTGTAACCGCAGGTGATTACGTCTATGCATGGCAACGAATGGTTGAACCTGACTTGGGTGCACCCTATGCCTATATGTTTGACGGTACAATCAACAATGCCACAGAAATCATGGCTAGCGAATTAGATACCAGTGAATTAGGTGTTCGGGCAGTGGATGATAAAACTTTGGAAATCACCTTAGAAAATCCAACAGCTTACTTTAAAGATCTTTTGACCGTACCTGCTTACTACCCTCAAAATCGAGAGGCAGTTGAAGCAGCAGGTGACCAATACGGGTCTACCAGTGACTCTGCTGTCTATAACGGACCATTTGTTTTGACTGAATGGGATGCAGCGACTGGAAACACTTGGACTTTTGCAAAAAATGACCACTACTGGGATGCTGACAATGTGAATTTAGATACGGTTAATTTCCAATACCTACCTGAAACAGCAACCGCACTAAATTTATACGATTCTGGCCAATTAGATGTCATCGAATTAACTGGTAACTTTGCGGTCCAAAATCAAAACAATGAAGACTACAAAACTTATCCAATCCCGCGGACGAATTATATCGAAGTTAACCACGAAACACCGGGATTAGATAACTTGAATATCCGCCGTGCCCTCTACAAAGCCATCGACCGGGAAGCTTTTGTAAATAATATTCTACAAAACGGTTCAATTGCTACCAACGGCTTTGTATCACGTGAAGTGGCTTGGAACCCTGAAACTGAAGCTGATTTTAGAGATGATGCGACGATTGAAACAGATTACGATTTAGAAGTTGCCCAAGAAAATTGGGAAAATGGTTTGGCGGAGGCTAACCTAGAAGGATTATCTTTAGAGATGGTTGCGGCCGATGACGAGGAAAGTCAAATTTTTGCGGAGTATATTCAATCGCAATTAACAGAAAACCTACCGGGTATTGAAGTTACCATAAAGACTATGCCGTCATCTGCTCGATTTGCAGCCTTATCTGATGGAGACTATGACTTAGGCGTCACTTTCTGGCAAGCTGATTTCGGGGACCCAATAAACTATTTAGAACGTTTTGATTCTACTATTACCCGGGGGAACTACCAATACGAACAATTAGATGAATTGGTGGCCCAAAGCCGCGCGCAAGCCCTTGACCCAAGTGGTAGATGGGAAACGCTGATTGCGCTTGAAAAAGCTGGTTTAGATGACTATGCTGTTCAAATTCCAGTGTATCAGTCCTATCAAGCAATTTTACAAAATCCACAAGTATCTAATATCAACCGACCAGGTCAATCTTATATCAACTATAGATGGGCCGATATTCAGACAGCGGAGTAG
- the gdhA gene encoding NADP-specific glutamate dehydrogenase produces the protein MNAQEYIKVTQEKWHKQYEAEPEFIQVLDEFLDSVAPVIEEHPEYVEKNILQILAIPERIISFRVPWTDDKGNAQVNTGYRVQFNSALGPYKGGLRFHPTVNQSILKFLGFEQIFKNSLTGQPIGGGKGGSDFDPKGKSDNEIMRFCQSFMTELQKYIGPDQDVPAGDIGVGGREIGFLFGQYKKLRGFENGVLTGKPLLYGGSLARTEATGYGAVYFLNEMLKAKNETIEGKRAIISGAGNVAIYAAQKLQELGGIAISVSDSTGYIIDETGIDVALLRDVKEVRRERLTAYAEAKSTASYFEGSVWDHEIAADLAIPAATQNEVKKPQADQLVKNGVKFVSEGANMPLDAPATETLLANDVYVGPAKAANAGGVAVSSLEMAQNSQRQSWTFEEVDGMLQDIMKNIFSESKEAASTYGKEDNLIAGANIAGFKKVADTMISQGLV, from the coding sequence ATGAATGCACAAGAATATATTAAGGTCACTCAAGAAAAATGGCACAAACAATATGAGGCTGAACCGGAATTTATCCAAGTTTTAGATGAATTCTTAGATTCTGTTGCGCCAGTAATTGAAGAGCATCCTGAATATGTAGAAAAAAATATTTTACAAATTCTAGCGATTCCAGAAAGAATCATTTCATTCCGTGTTCCTTGGACTGATGATAAAGGAAACGCACAAGTAAATACTGGTTATCGAGTTCAATTTAACTCAGCTCTTGGACCTTATAAAGGTGGGCTTCGTTTCCATCCTACAGTTAACCAAAGTATCCTAAAATTCCTAGGTTTTGAACAAATCTTTAAAAACTCACTTACCGGCCAACCAATTGGTGGTGGTAAAGGTGGATCTGACTTTGATCCAAAAGGTAAGTCAGACAATGAAATTATGCGATTCTGTCAAAGCTTTATGACGGAATTACAAAAATATATTGGCCCAGATCAAGATGTACCTGCAGGTGATATCGGTGTTGGTGGACGAGAAATTGGCTTCTTATTCGGTCAATACAAAAAATTACGTGGCTTCGAGAATGGTGTTTTAACCGGTAAACCATTATTATACGGTGGTTCACTAGCACGTACGGAAGCTACTGGATATGGTGCTGTATACTTCTTAAATGAAATGTTAAAAGCTAAGAATGAAACGATTGAAGGTAAGCGAGCAATTATCTCCGGTGCTGGTAATGTAGCCATTTATGCTGCTCAAAAATTGCAAGAATTAGGTGGTATCGCAATTTCAGTATCAGACTCAACTGGATATATCATTGATGAAACTGGTATTGATGTAGCTCTTTTACGCGACGTAAAAGAAGTGCGTCGTGAACGTTTAACTGCTTATGCAGAAGCAAAATCTACGGCAAGTTACTTTGAGGGATCTGTTTGGGATCATGAAATTGCAGCTGATTTAGCTATCCCAGCAGCAACACAAAATGAAGTGAAAAAACCTCAAGCTGATCAATTAGTAAAAAATGGCGTGAAATTCGTTTCTGAAGGTGCTAACATGCCTTTAGATGCACCAGCAACAGAAACGTTATTAGCAAATGATGTTTACGTTGGACCAGCGAAAGCTGCCAATGCCGGTGGTGTAGCGGTTTCATCACTAGAAATGGCACAAAATAGCCAACGTCAAAGTTGGACATTTGAAGAAGTTGACGGCATGTTACAAGATATCATGAAAAATATCTTCAGCGAATCGAAAGAAGCTGCAAGCACATATGGTAAAGAAGATAACTTAATTGCCGGTGCAAATATTGCTGGTTTCAAAAAAGTTGCAGACACAATGATTTCTCAAGGTTTAGTATAA
- a CDS encoding NAD(P)H-hydrate dehydratase, giving the protein MTLSKVDLNLTGVKRLIPVRDEDAYKNLFGHVLIIAGNHAMGGAAQLATMATINSGAGLTTIATDSANLRAIHTVLPEAMIIDWTDVFAIKKMIEKVDILLVGPGFGMDNLDLWKLIKTTIASSKRSLKIILDADALNLLAADLAEDEDKKIQELLSPDNQHEIILTPHQGEWHRLTAGKVQADDQESIQNWVDQAGAILVLKGSSTEIYVPNESVSYRNPGGNPGMAIGGMGDTLAGMIAGLAGQLNKTADAVKLAVFLHSYIGDQLYEDHYVVLPSQISKQIPYAMKEISKKEI; this is encoded by the coding sequence GTGACATTATCAAAGGTTGATTTGAATTTAACGGGTGTTAAAAGACTCATACCAGTTCGTGACGAGGACGCCTATAAAAACCTGTTTGGTCATGTCCTGATTATTGCGGGGAACCATGCCATGGGTGGAGCTGCCCAATTGGCGACCATGGCTACAATCAATTCGGGGGCAGGTTTAACCACGATTGCAACTGATTCAGCTAACTTGCGCGCTATCCATACTGTTTTGCCGGAAGCCATGATTATCGATTGGACGGATGTGTTTGCTATCAAGAAGATGATTGAGAAAGTGGATATATTGTTGGTTGGACCTGGATTCGGGATGGATAACCTGGACTTATGGAAGCTAATCAAAACCACAATTGCATCCTCCAAACGCTCGTTGAAGATCATCTTGGACGCAGATGCTTTAAATTTACTGGCGGCAGATTTGGCAGAAGATGAGGATAAGAAAATCCAAGAATTACTTTCCCCTGATAATCAACATGAAATCATTTTGACACCCCATCAAGGAGAATGGCATAGACTAACTGCAGGAAAAGTCCAGGCCGACGACCAAGAGAGCATTCAAAATTGGGTAGACCAAGCGGGTGCTATCCTAGTATTAAAAGGGTCATCAACGGAAATTTATGTGCCAAATGAGTCGGTAAGTTACCGAAATCCTGGTGGTAATCCTGGCATGGCAATTGGCGGTATGGGGGACACGCTAGCGGGGATGATTGCTGGTTTAGCAGGTCAATTAAACAAAACTGCAGATGCAGTTAAGCTGGCGGTTTTCTTACATTCCTACATTGGTGACCAGCTGTATGAAGATCATTACGTCGTCCTACCTAGTCAAATTAGCAAACAAATTCCTTATGCAATGAAAGAAATCTCAAAGAAAGAAATTTAA